From the genome of Arthrobacter alpinus, one region includes:
- a CDS encoding glucose-6-phosphate isomerase yields the protein MTSLAFTATGAAQAAGIAHLETLVADQVASRIFAKDATLWGADAQAESAIRLGWVQAPEVSAPLVAQITALRAEFLAEGVTHIVLCGMGGSSLAPEVITATAGVELTVLDSTEPGQVRAAVSHRLASTAIVVSSKSGSTLETDSQRRIFEQEFTTAGIDAKSRIVIVTDPGSPLDASARAAGYRKIFNADPHVGGRYSGLTAFGLVPSGLAGVDVQALLDSAEESGEFLREDDADNIGLRLGAALGGTSPLRNKIVIVDEGSGIVGFADWAEQLIAESTGKLGTGVLPVVAEPNSPEVTGGAADVLVVRLVAGDADVELRENEVTIAGDLGAQMMVWEFATAVAGRLLGINPFDQPDVEAAKSAARGLLDDTPVPTPALFIDGAIEVRCANDDASWLDGVSTVPAALAAILGTLPADGYLSVQAYLDRLANASLSVVRDELAAVATRPVTFGWGPRFLHSTGQFHKGGPAVGVFVQITGDAVADLAIPDRPFTFGELIAAQAAGDAQVLADHGRPVLRLHLRDIAAGVEQLKTVVAALAGHHTDA from the coding sequence ATGACATCACTGGCATTCACGGCCACCGGGGCCGCACAGGCCGCCGGGATCGCACACCTTGAAACATTGGTTGCCGACCAGGTCGCCTCACGCATCTTTGCCAAGGACGCCACCTTGTGGGGCGCCGACGCGCAGGCCGAGTCAGCCATCCGTTTGGGCTGGGTCCAGGCGCCGGAAGTTTCCGCTCCCCTCGTCGCCCAGATCACAGCCTTGCGCGCCGAATTTTTGGCCGAAGGTGTCACCCACATTGTCCTGTGCGGCATGGGGGGCTCCTCGCTGGCGCCGGAGGTCATCACCGCCACGGCGGGCGTTGAGCTGACGGTGCTGGACAGTACGGAGCCCGGCCAGGTCCGTGCCGCGGTTTCGCACCGCTTGGCATCCACCGCCATCGTGGTTTCCTCCAAGTCCGGTTCCACCCTGGAAACCGATTCCCAGCGGCGCATTTTCGAGCAGGAGTTCACGACGGCCGGGATCGATGCCAAATCCCGCATTGTGATCGTCACCGACCCCGGTTCCCCGCTGGATGCCTCCGCCCGCGCCGCCGGCTACCGCAAAATCTTCAACGCCGATCCCCACGTGGGCGGGCGCTACTCCGGACTGACTGCTTTTGGGCTGGTTCCGTCGGGCCTCGCCGGTGTTGATGTGCAGGCGCTGCTGGATTCGGCCGAGGAGTCGGGGGAGTTCCTGCGCGAGGACGACGCTGACAACATTGGTTTGCGCCTTGGCGCAGCTTTGGGTGGCACTTCGCCGCTGCGCAATAAGATTGTCATCGTTGACGAGGGTTCGGGCATTGTTGGTTTCGCTGACTGGGCCGAACAGCTCATCGCCGAATCCACGGGGAAGCTGGGCACAGGGGTTCTGCCGGTGGTGGCTGAGCCGAACTCCCCCGAGGTTACAGGGGGTGCCGCCGATGTCCTGGTGGTGCGCCTGGTGGCCGGGGACGCCGACGTCGAACTTCGCGAGAACGAGGTCACCATTGCCGGTGACCTGGGCGCCCAGATGATGGTGTGGGAGTTTGCCACCGCCGTGGCCGGGCGCCTGCTGGGCATCAACCCCTTCGACCAGCCGGACGTTGAGGCGGCCAAGTCGGCCGCGCGCGGCCTGCTCGACGACACCCCCGTACCCACGCCCGCCCTCTTCATCGACGGTGCCATTGAGGTGCGCTGCGCCAACGACGACGCCTCCTGGCTTGACGGCGTCTCCACCGTGCCGGCGGCGTTGGCTGCCATACTCGGGACCTTGCCTGCTGATGGCTACCTGAGCGTGCAGGCGTACCTAGACCGGCTCGCCAATGCCTCCTTGTCCGTGGTCCGTGACGAACTCGCGGCGGTTGCGACCCGTCCCGTCACCTTTGGTTGGGGACCGCGCTTTTTGCATTCCACCGGCCAGTTCCACAAAGGGGGCCCGGCCGTTGGTGTGTTCGTTCAAATTACTGGTGACGCGGTTGCCGACCTGGCGATACCGGACCGTCCGTTCACGTTTGGGGAGCTCATTGCGGCCCAGGCGGCAGGCGACGCGCAGGTTTTGGCCGACCACGGCCGGCCCGTGCTGCGATTACACCTGAGGGATATTGCCGCTGGTGTTGAACAATTGAAAACTGTGGTGGCGGCACTGGCTGGCCATCACACCGACGCATAA
- the tal gene encoding transaldolase encodes MTNATPTAALSAAGVSIWLDDLSRARLVTGSLQKLIDEKNVVGVTTNPSIFEAAITKSDDYKAELASYSAAGVNAEDAVFEITTADVAAGCDLFAPIAAATKGVDGRVSIEVDPRKAWDTDGTIAEAKRLYAKVEKKNVYIKIPATLEGLEAITATLAEGISVNVTLIFSLDRYRAVMNAFLNGLEQALANGHNLADIHSVASFFVSRVDLEIDKRLDALGTAEATALKGQAGLANARLAYEAFEGVFSSERWALLADAGALPQRPLWASTGVKNPDYPDTMYVTGLAAPNVVNTMPEKTLDATFDHGVVTGDTITGTYAASNALLNQLEGLGISYNDVVNLLETEGLDKFVASWKDLLNHVQEALDAAVTEA; translated from the coding sequence ATGACCAACGCAACACCCACTGCAGCACTCTCCGCCGCTGGCGTCTCCATCTGGCTTGACGATCTTTCCCGCGCACGCCTGGTGACCGGCAGCCTGCAAAAGCTCATTGACGAGAAGAACGTTGTTGGCGTCACCACCAACCCCAGCATTTTCGAGGCGGCCATCACCAAAAGTGATGACTACAAAGCTGAACTGGCCAGCTACTCCGCTGCTGGTGTCAACGCCGAGGATGCCGTCTTTGAAATCACGACGGCGGACGTGGCCGCCGGTTGCGATCTGTTCGCGCCCATCGCCGCAGCAACCAAGGGTGTCGATGGCCGAGTGTCCATCGAGGTCGATCCCCGCAAGGCCTGGGATACCGACGGCACCATCGCAGAGGCCAAGCGGCTCTACGCCAAGGTCGAGAAGAAGAATGTTTACATCAAGATCCCGGCAACGCTCGAAGGCCTTGAGGCCATCACGGCAACCTTGGCTGAAGGCATCAGCGTCAACGTGACCTTGATCTTCTCCCTTGACCGCTACCGTGCCGTCATGAACGCGTTCCTCAACGGCCTGGAGCAGGCGTTGGCCAACGGCCACAACCTTGCCGACATCCACTCCGTCGCCTCCTTCTTCGTCTCCCGCGTGGACCTGGAGATCGACAAGCGCCTTGACGCTCTGGGCACCGCCGAAGCCACTGCCTTGAAGGGCCAGGCCGGCCTGGCCAACGCGCGCCTCGCCTATGAAGCCTTCGAGGGCGTGTTCTCCTCCGAGCGCTGGGCGCTGCTGGCCGACGCCGGCGCCCTCCCCCAGCGTCCCCTGTGGGCCTCCACTGGTGTCAAGAACCCGGACTACCCGGACACCATGTACGTCACCGGCTTGGCCGCACCGAACGTCGTGAATACGATGCCCGAGAAGACCCTTGACGCTACGTTCGACCACGGCGTTGTCACCGGCGACACCATCACCGGCACCTATGCGGCATCCAACGCCCTGCTGAACCAGCTCGAGGGCCTGGGCATCTCTTACAACGATGTGGTGAACCTGCTCGAGACCGAGGGGCTGGACAAGTTCGTGGCCAGCTGGAAGGACCTCCTGAACCATGTCCAGGAGGCCCTGGACGCAGCCGTCACGGAGGCGTAA
- the tkt gene encoding transketolase has protein sequence MTHLDTTTFTWTANDQRAVDTARVLAADAVEKVGNGHPGTAMSLAPAAYLLFQKVMRIDPKNPHWIGRDRFILSPGHTSLTLYTQLFLSGYGLELSDLEALRTWGSLTPGHPEYKHTAGVEITTGPLGQGLASAVGFAYSQRRMRGLMDPDAAPGTSPFDHTVWVIASDGDMQEGVTSEASSLAGHQELGNMVVLYDSNHISIEDDTNIAYSEDVLKRYEAYGWHVQRVDWTKTGAYVEDVEELHAALAAAKAETSRPSLISLRTIIGFPSPKKQNTGAIHGSALGAAEVAALKTSLGFDPEKHFDVDPAILAHARELVGRGATAHQEWNTGFNAWKAANPERAALLERIQNKELPEGWESHLPAFAAGKDVSTRAASGTVLNGIGGVLPELWGGSCDLAGSNNTTIEGSGSFVPASKQTDTWSGGPYGRVLHFGIREHAAASIVNGIHLGGPTRAFSGTFLIFSDYQRPAIRLGALMGVPSIYVWTHDSIGLGEDGPTHQPVEQLATLRAIPGLDVVRPGDANEVAAAWRKILETTDNPAGIVLTRQNIPTYARGTGVATATEFGSTDGVAKGGYVLAEAVSDGAVVTPAVILIATGSEVQLAMEAREALAADGVAARVVSMPCVEWFHAQSAEYREQVLPAAIKARVSVEAGLALGWREFVGDAGHCISLEHFGASADYKRLFQEFGITTEAVTAAARDTVAAAQA, from the coding sequence ATGACACATCTGGATACGACAACATTTACCTGGACGGCCAACGACCAACGGGCAGTTGACACTGCACGTGTGTTGGCCGCTGACGCTGTGGAAAAAGTGGGCAACGGGCACCCCGGCACGGCCATGTCCTTGGCCCCCGCCGCCTACCTGCTCTTCCAAAAAGTCATGCGCATCGATCCGAAAAATCCGCACTGGATTGGCCGTGACCGGTTCATCCTCTCCCCCGGGCACACCTCGCTGACGCTTTACACCCAGCTCTTCCTCTCCGGGTATGGCCTGGAACTAAGTGACCTTGAAGCGCTTCGCACATGGGGTTCGCTGACTCCAGGCCACCCCGAGTACAAGCACACAGCCGGTGTGGAGATCACTACCGGACCCCTGGGCCAGGGCCTGGCCTCCGCCGTCGGCTTCGCCTACTCCCAGCGCCGCATGCGCGGGCTCATGGACCCCGACGCCGCCCCCGGCACCAGCCCGTTCGACCACACCGTATGGGTCATCGCCTCCGACGGTGACATGCAAGAAGGCGTGACCAGCGAGGCGTCCTCACTGGCCGGGCACCAGGAACTGGGCAACATGGTGGTGCTGTACGACTCCAACCACATCTCCATTGAAGACGACACCAACATCGCCTACTCAGAAGATGTCCTGAAGCGCTACGAGGCCTACGGCTGGCATGTGCAGCGCGTCGACTGGACCAAGACCGGTGCATACGTCGAGGACGTGGAAGAGTTGCATGCAGCCCTGGCCGCGGCCAAGGCTGAGACGTCCAGGCCGTCCCTGATCTCCCTACGCACCATCATCGGCTTCCCGTCACCGAAGAAGCAGAACACCGGCGCCATCCACGGCTCCGCCCTGGGTGCTGCCGAGGTGGCCGCGCTGAAGACCAGCCTTGGCTTTGACCCCGAGAAGCACTTTGACGTGGATCCGGCCATCCTGGCTCACGCCCGCGAGCTCGTGGGTCGTGGCGCCACCGCCCACCAAGAATGGAACACTGGCTTCAACGCCTGGAAGGCCGCCAACCCCGAGCGGGCCGCCCTACTGGAGCGCATTCAGAACAAGGAACTGCCCGAGGGCTGGGAAAGCCACCTCCCCGCGTTCGCTGCGGGCAAGGATGTCTCCACCCGCGCCGCTTCCGGCACCGTCCTGAACGGCATTGGCGGGGTTCTGCCCGAGCTGTGGGGAGGTTCCTGCGACCTGGCAGGCTCCAACAACACCACCATTGAGGGTTCCGGCTCGTTTGTGCCCGCATCCAAGCAGACTGACACCTGGTCGGGCGGCCCGTACGGGAGGGTGCTGCACTTCGGTATCCGCGAGCACGCCGCAGCCTCGATTGTGAACGGCATCCACCTGGGTGGCCCCACCCGCGCCTTCTCCGGTACGTTCTTGATCTTCAGCGACTACCAGCGCCCGGCCATCCGCCTCGGCGCCTTGATGGGTGTCCCATCCATCTACGTGTGGACTCACGACTCCATTGGTCTGGGCGAGGACGGCCCCACCCACCAGCCGGTTGAGCAGCTGGCCACGTTGCGTGCCATTCCGGGCCTTGATGTGGTGCGCCCCGGCGACGCCAACGAAGTGGCCGCCGCCTGGCGCAAGATCCTGGAGACCACCGACAACCCGGCCGGGATTGTGCTGACCCGTCAGAACATTCCCACCTACGCCCGCGGCACCGGGGTGGCAACAGCCACCGAGTTCGGATCGACCGACGGCGTAGCCAAGGGCGGTTACGTCCTGGCCGAGGCCGTCTCCGACGGCGCCGTGGTCACCCCTGCCGTGATCCTGATCGCCACCGGATCCGAGGTCCAGCTGGCCATGGAGGCCCGTGAGGCGTTGGCGGCCGACGGCGTTGCCGCCCGCGTTGTCTCCATGCCGTGTGTTGAATGGTTCCATGCCCAGAGTGCCGAGTACCGGGAGCAGGTGCTGCCCGCAGCCATCAAGGCTCGTGTCTCCGTCGAGGCCGGACTGGCTTTGGGCTGGCGCGAATTTGTTGGCGACGCCGGCCATTGTATTTCTCTTGAGCACTTCGGCGCCTCCGCCGACTACAAGCGCCTGTTCCAGGAGTTTGGCATCACCACCGAGGCCGTCACCGCTGCGGCCAGGGACACAGTGGCAGCCGCGCAGGCCTAG
- a CDS encoding heme o synthase — translation MTLHVSATHTPIAGSSPKTPVGFSEKAKGYLALTKPRVVELLLVTTLPTMFYAQGFSGKSGVPSLWLMVATMVGGALAAGASGAFNCYIDRDIDKIMNRTSKRPLVTGVITPREALVFSWVLTVIAIALLWSVNPLTGLLGVGAIFVYVVVYSLILKRRTTQNIVWGGAAGCFPVLIAWSAVTGTVQWPAFILFMIIFLWTPPHYWPLSMRYSDDYNAVNVPMLGAVAGSRTVAVQVVLYTWAMVACSLLMIPLGGAGIVYTVTAAAAGAWFLFEAHKLYSNAKKDLVTKKNAMKVFHVSITYLTLVFLSLAVDPFVGSALMG, via the coding sequence GTGACATTACACGTGAGTGCGACGCATACCCCGATCGCCGGATCTTCCCCGAAGACGCCGGTGGGTTTCTCCGAGAAAGCCAAAGGGTACCTGGCCCTGACAAAACCGCGCGTGGTGGAACTGCTTTTGGTGACTACTTTGCCCACCATGTTTTACGCACAAGGTTTCTCTGGCAAGAGCGGGGTGCCCAGCCTGTGGCTGATGGTCGCCACCATGGTCGGTGGGGCGCTGGCCGCTGGTGCCTCAGGCGCCTTCAACTGCTACATTGACCGCGACATCGACAAGATCATGAACCGCACCTCCAAGCGGCCACTGGTCACCGGGGTCATCACCCCGCGTGAAGCCCTCGTGTTCTCCTGGGTCCTGACAGTCATTGCGATCGCCCTGCTCTGGAGCGTCAACCCGCTCACCGGGCTGCTCGGTGTCGGCGCCATCTTCGTCTACGTCGTGGTCTACTCGCTTATCCTCAAACGCCGCACCACCCAGAACATTGTCTGGGGCGGCGCCGCCGGCTGCTTCCCCGTGCTGATTGCCTGGTCCGCCGTGACAGGCACCGTCCAGTGGCCCGCCTTCATCCTCTTCATGATCATCTTCCTTTGGACGCCGCCGCACTACTGGCCGCTGTCCATGCGCTACAGCGACGACTACAACGCCGTCAACGTCCCCATGCTTGGCGCCGTCGCCGGCTCACGCACAGTTGCCGTCCAAGTGGTGCTCTACACCTGGGCCATGGTCGCCTGCTCCCTGCTGATGATCCCGCTGGGCGGGGCCGGCATCGTCTATACCGTCACAGCCGCGGCCGCTGGGGCCTGGTTCTTGTTCGAGGCCCATAAGTTGTACAGCAACGCCAAAAAGGACCTTGTCACCAAGAAGAACGCCATGAAAGTTTTCCACGTCTCCATCACTTACTTGACGCTGGTGTTCCTGTCTTTGGCTGTGGATCCTTTTGTCGGCTCTGCTCTGATGGGCTAG
- a CDS encoding COX15/CtaA family protein, which translates to MNEVSQISTTKRSLAERLPTSVTPAVRRLSVASLIGQGVLIVSGGVVRVTGSGLGCPTWPKCTAESLTNTPEMGIHGVIEFVNRTLTFALAAIGLILLVMLWNLRKERKDLFWLAFGLLAVIPAQAVIGGITVLTGLNPYVVSLHFLVSAGLVVISMLLVNRAYGRTGVTGPHDVPRPRPLIRQLSVVAAVAGYLAVVLGTLVTGSGPHSGDGTSPRMELNGYLVTRLHAVPVYVLVAAALLLVILLWRNGKGDILRNAALVLFVSVLFQGFIGYWQYFTGIPILLVIFHMAGASLMLGVVTNMIDIALRRGKDVLPA; encoded by the coding sequence GTGAATGAAGTGAGCCAAATCAGCACCACCAAGCGTTCCCTTGCCGAGCGCCTGCCCACCAGCGTCACCCCGGCAGTGCGCCGCTTATCTGTGGCCTCGCTGATCGGCCAGGGTGTCCTCATCGTGTCCGGCGGCGTGGTCCGGGTCACCGGTTCCGGCCTGGGTTGCCCCACCTGGCCCAAGTGCACCGCGGAATCCCTGACCAATACGCCCGAGATGGGCATTCACGGCGTCATTGAGTTCGTCAACCGCACACTGACTTTCGCCTTGGCCGCCATTGGTTTGATCTTGCTGGTCATGCTGTGGAATCTGCGCAAAGAACGCAAAGATCTGTTCTGGCTGGCGTTCGGCCTGCTGGCCGTCATCCCCGCGCAGGCCGTCATTGGCGGCATCACGGTACTCACCGGACTCAACCCCTACGTGGTGAGCCTGCACTTCCTGGTTTCGGCCGGCCTTGTGGTGATTTCGATGCTGCTGGTGAACAGGGCATATGGCCGGACAGGTGTCACCGGACCCCATGATGTTCCGCGCCCCCGGCCGCTCATTCGCCAGCTGAGCGTCGTTGCCGCGGTGGCCGGTTACCTCGCCGTGGTTCTTGGCACGCTGGTCACCGGCTCCGGCCCACATTCAGGCGATGGCACCTCCCCGCGCATGGAACTGAACGGCTACTTGGTTACCAGGCTCCACGCCGTCCCCGTCTACGTCCTTGTGGCCGCCGCACTGCTCTTGGTGATCCTGCTCTGGCGCAATGGCAAGGGTGACATTCTGCGCAACGCAGCCCTGGTGCTCTTCGTTTCCGTGCTCTTCCAGGGCTTCATCGGCTACTGGCAGTACTTCACAGGTATCCCCATCCTGCTGGTGATCTTTCACATGGCCGGTGCCTCTCTCATGCTCGGCGTTGTCACCAACATGATTGACATTGCCTTGCGCCGCGGCAAGGATGTTCTTCCTGCCTAG
- a CDS encoding ABC transporter permease, with product MNTLFPDAPAGRPASLSRRVLSQGKYEASTMLRNGEQLVLMIVMPLLGLIALAVTPILDGMGQSRINIATPGILALCALSTAFTGQGIATGFDRRYGVLRFMSTTPLGRTGLIAGKVIAVLAALVIQVVVISTVAAFLGWRPEPAGVLLGIPLLVLGAITFTALGLLIAGTVRPEATLAITNLGWILFAALGGIVLPAATFSASMAGVVDWLPSGALGTLMRAALIEGRLDVFAIVILLAWAVAGSVAATKWFKWN from the coding sequence ATGAACACGCTCTTTCCCGACGCCCCGGCCGGCCGGCCCGCTTCCCTGAGCCGGCGGGTCCTGAGCCAGGGCAAATACGAGGCGTCCACCATGCTGCGCAACGGAGAGCAGCTGGTGCTCATGATCGTGATGCCGTTGCTGGGGCTTATTGCTCTGGCCGTGACCCCGATCCTTGATGGCATGGGCCAGTCCCGCATCAACATCGCAACCCCCGGCATCCTGGCCCTCTGCGCGTTGTCCACCGCTTTCACCGGCCAGGGCATCGCGACAGGCTTTGACAGGCGCTATGGGGTCCTACGGTTCATGTCCACCACCCCCTTGGGCAGAACCGGGCTCATAGCGGGCAAGGTCATCGCCGTGCTCGCGGCGCTGGTGATCCAGGTGGTTGTCATCTCTACGGTTGCCGCATTCCTTGGCTGGCGTCCGGAGCCGGCCGGGGTGCTGTTGGGCATCCCCTTGCTGGTCCTTGGTGCCATCACCTTCACCGCCCTGGGCCTGCTGATTGCCGGAACCGTCCGCCCCGAAGCCACCCTGGCCATCACCAACCTCGGCTGGATCCTGTTCGCCGCCTTGGGTGGGATTGTGCTGCCCGCGGCCACGTTCTCCGCCTCCATGGCCGGCGTCGTTGACTGGCTGCCCTCAGGAGCACTCGGTACCCTGATGCGGGCGGCACTGATTGAAGGCCGTCTTGATGTTTTTGCAATTGTTATTTTGCTTGCCTGGGCCGTCGCCGGTTCAGTTGCAGCAACCAAGTGGTTTAAGTGGAATTGA
- a CDS encoding ABC transporter ATP-binding protein: MTQSPTLALDIAGLVKDVGPITALDGRMKRIVSNISLQAHFGAVTALLGANGAGKTTTIECAQGLQQRSGGAISLLGQDPENADAALRARVGVMLQDGGLPPAARPLALLRHVASLYQNPLSVDALAERLGIREFSNTSIRRLSGGQKQRVALAASLLGNPEVLFLDEPSAGLDPQSRLMVFELIRELRDAGKAIVLTTHLLDDAQRLADYVYIVNKGESVTEGTVPELLRQSTQSQAHRVMTFEALPGRDTASLSRPGVLCEETRPGSYRLAGSLVAEDLARFGQWCASGNVMPTSVHLASRSLEDVFLAIADSVETEIS, translated from the coding sequence GTGACACAATCTCCTACCCTCGCACTGGACATCGCCGGGCTCGTCAAGGATGTCGGTCCCATTACCGCCCTCGATGGGCGCATGAAGCGGATCGTTTCCAACATCAGCCTACAGGCCCACTTTGGTGCCGTAACCGCCTTACTCGGTGCCAATGGGGCCGGGAAGACCACCACCATCGAATGCGCCCAAGGCCTGCAGCAGCGCAGTGGCGGTGCCATCTCGCTGCTGGGTCAGGACCCGGAAAATGCCGACGCTGCACTACGTGCCCGGGTTGGGGTGATGCTCCAGGACGGTGGGCTGCCGCCAGCCGCCCGGCCGCTGGCTTTGCTTCGCCATGTGGCAAGCTTGTACCAGAACCCGCTGAGTGTGGATGCCCTGGCCGAGCGGCTGGGGATAAGGGAGTTCTCCAACACGAGCATTCGCAGGCTGTCGGGCGGTCAAAAGCAGCGGGTGGCCCTTGCCGCCAGCCTGCTGGGTAACCCGGAGGTGTTGTTCCTGGATGAGCCCAGCGCAGGCCTGGACCCGCAGTCCCGGCTCATGGTTTTTGAGCTGATCCGTGAACTGCGCGATGCCGGCAAGGCCATTGTGCTCACTACCCACCTCCTCGACGACGCCCAACGGCTCGCCGACTATGTCTACATCGTCAACAAGGGTGAATCGGTCACCGAGGGCACCGTCCCGGAGCTGTTGCGCCAGTCGACGCAGTCGCAGGCCCACCGGGTCATGACGTTTGAGGCTCTGCCCGGACGGGACACCGCAAGTTTGTCCCGTCCGGGGGTGCTCTGTGAGGAAACCCGGCCAGGAAGCTACCGTTTGGCTGGCTCCCTGGTGGCTGAGGACCTAGCCCGTTTTGGCCAGTGGTGCGCCTCCGGCAACGTCATGCCCACCTCGGTCCACCTCGCCTCTCGGTCCCTTGAAGATGTGTTCTTGGCCATTGCCGACTCAGTGGAAACGGAGATCTCATGA
- a CDS encoding helix-turn-helix transcriptional regulator yields the protein MSEVQPVHLSGPEPDERTRDRVLTTVLEQGPVSAAQMGKLLGLTPAAVRRHLDTLSRQGVIEVKLISNSKTGAGRPARRYVVSKQGQSEIGDDYLEIASLALAEIADVHGQEAVIKFAERRFAKMEAKYQPLVDAAGSDVAARSKALAAALNADRFVATSNSLNPGTTMAAEQLCQGHCPIQALAATFPAFCDAETEVFSRLLGVDVRRLSTLASGGHVCTTHVPTGRAVVRKRSSVSVNLASPSKRISNHQQERP from the coding sequence GTGAGCGAAGTCCAGCCAGTCCATCTCTCTGGCCCGGAACCTGACGAACGCACCCGTGACCGTGTCCTGACAACGGTTCTGGAACAGGGGCCCGTCAGCGCCGCGCAAATGGGTAAGTTGCTGGGCCTGACGCCTGCGGCGGTCCGCCGCCACTTGGACACGCTGTCCCGGCAGGGCGTCATCGAGGTCAAACTCATTAGCAATTCCAAAACCGGTGCGGGCCGCCCGGCACGCCGGTACGTGGTCTCCAAGCAGGGCCAAAGCGAAATTGGCGACGATTACCTGGAAATCGCCAGCTTAGCCTTGGCTGAGATTGCCGACGTCCATGGGCAGGAGGCTGTCATCAAGTTCGCTGAACGCCGCTTCGCCAAAATGGAGGCCAAGTACCAGCCTCTCGTTGACGCCGCGGGAAGCGATGTCGCTGCCCGCTCCAAGGCACTCGCCGCAGCCTTGAACGCCGACCGTTTTGTGGCAACCTCCAACTCCCTGAACCCGGGCACCACCATGGCGGCCGAACAGCTGTGCCAGGGGCACTGCCCCATTCAAGCGCTGGCCGCCACTTTCCCCGCATTCTGCGATGCCGAGACAGAAGTCTTTTCCAGGCTTCTGGGCGTCGACGTGCGCAGGCTCTCCACTTTGGCAAGTGGCGGGCACGTGTGCACCACCCATGTACCTACGGGGCGGGCGGTGGTTCGCAAACGCAGCAGCGTTTCCGTGAACCTGGCCTCCCCGTCGAAGAGAATTTCCAACCATCAGCAAGAAAGGCCGTGA